One stretch of Pomacea canaliculata isolate SZHN2017 linkage group LG1, ASM307304v1, whole genome shotgun sequence DNA includes these proteins:
- the LOC112568259 gene encoding uncharacterized protein LOC112568259: MQSDGDEEECYTTIIEKRPSKYEEKDEFSDIVLVVEDKKLHLNKTLLMIHSSVFKSMFTSEIIEKDLEEIPLPGKKVDLMVELLDQFYPRYTTDKFHLETLRELLQLADEFGVQQVFHNCRAYFDRRINCTYQGMKTDEILLFLGIVEEWSSKHDELSSFRFDLITKASKVGICHLKENRYFSSLPAIAQRDILMRRLEAAERIL, from the exons ATGCAGTCTGATGGTGATGAAGAGGAATGTTATACTACTATAATTGAAAAAAGACCTTCCAAATATGAGGAAAAGGATGAGTTTTCAGACATTGTTCTGGTAGTAGAGGACAAGAAGCTTCACTTAAACAAAACTCTGTTGATGATCCATTCAAGTGTGTTCAAGTCAATGTTCACATCGGAGATCATTGAAAAGGACTTAGAAGAGATTCCACTTCCAGGCAAGAAAGTGGATTTAATGGTGGAACTATTGGACCAATTCTATCCCCGGTACACTACTGACAAATTTCACT TGGAAACTCTGCGGGAACTTCTTCAACTCGCCGATGAGTTTGGTGTGCAGCAGGTCTTTCACAACTGCCGAGCATACTTCGACAGACGCATAAATTGCACGTATCAAGGCATGAAGACTGATGAAATTTTACTCTTCCTTGGGATAGTCGAAGAGTGGAGCAGCAAACACGATGAACTAAGTTCGTTCAGATTTGATTTAATTACAAAGGCAAGTAAAGTAGGCATAtgtcatttgaaagaaaacagatatttttcttctctacCTGCTATCGCTCAAAGAGACATACTCATGCGTCG